The Salinibaculum sp. SYNS191 genome has a window encoding:
- a CDS encoding ABC transporter ATP-binding protein: MRAENLRKYYDSSGGIIDNFLGRVQKVKAVDGVDLELYEGETVGVVGESGCGKSTLGRTLLRLQEPTDGEIYYRGERLTDLSESELRDRRKDVQYIFQDPFASLNPRLTVGDIIGEPLDIHDIATGEEREERIRELLDIVGLNPRHTHRYPHEFSGGQRQRIGIARALAVDPEIIVCDEPVSALDVSVQAQILNLLEDLQEEFDLSYIFIAHDLSVVEHISDRIAVMYLGEFAEVGTTEEVFQPPHHPYTEALLSAIPEPDPLWEGQQIFLPGNVPSPLNPPSGCRFHTRCPRVIQPEAYDLDQEVWRSMLSMQLRVQRADHVEAITALTEAEGEDVEDAEVVDPTAVDREELDTLVREEFDLPDRLGDPQAEEVIGDVVDRLYAEDLDGAREVVAAAPDSPCEQDNPRQVATGETHDIACHIYDDDYPASRPETEDESGGVAADD; the protein is encoded by the coding sequence CTGCGCGCGGAGAACCTCCGGAAGTACTACGATTCCAGCGGCGGCATCATCGACAACTTCCTGGGACGGGTCCAGAAGGTCAAGGCCGTCGACGGCGTCGACCTCGAACTCTACGAGGGCGAGACCGTCGGCGTCGTCGGCGAGAGTGGCTGCGGGAAGAGCACCCTCGGGCGGACCCTGCTCCGGTTGCAGGAGCCGACCGACGGGGAGATATACTACCGCGGCGAGCGCCTGACGGACCTCTCAGAGAGCGAACTCCGTGACCGCCGGAAGGACGTCCAGTACATCTTCCAGGACCCCTTTGCCAGCCTGAACCCGCGGCTGACCGTCGGCGACATCATCGGCGAACCGCTCGACATCCACGACATCGCCACCGGCGAGGAACGGGAGGAGCGCATCCGCGAGCTGCTGGACATCGTGGGGCTGAACCCGCGGCACACCCACCGCTATCCCCACGAGTTCTCGGGCGGGCAGCGCCAGCGCATCGGCATCGCGCGGGCGCTGGCGGTCGACCCCGAGATAATCGTCTGCGACGAACCCGTCAGCGCACTCGACGTGAGCGTCCAGGCACAGATTCTCAACCTGCTCGAGGACCTCCAGGAGGAGTTCGACCTCTCCTACATCTTCATCGCCCACGACCTCAGCGTCGTCGAGCACATCTCCGACCGCATCGCGGTGATGTACCTCGGCGAGTTCGCCGAGGTGGGCACGACCGAGGAGGTGTTCCAGCCGCCCCATCACCCCTACACCGAGGCGCTGCTGTCGGCGATTCCCGAACCTGACCCGCTGTGGGAGGGTCAGCAGATATTCCTGCCGGGGAACGTCCCGTCGCCGCTGAACCCGCCCTCTGGCTGTCGGTTCCACACCCGGTGTCCGCGGGTCATCCAGCCCGAGGCGTACGACCTCGACCAGGAGGTCTGGCGGTCGATGCTCAGCATGCAACTCCGCGTCCAGCGGGCGGACCACGTCGAGGCCATCACCGCCCTCACGGAGGCGGAGGGCGAGGACGTCGAGGACGCCGAGGTCGTCGACCCCACCGCGGTCGACCGCGAGGAACTCGACACGCTCGTCCGCGAGGAGTTCGACCTGCCCGACCGGCTGGGCGACCCGCAGGCAGAGGAGGTCATCGGCGACGTCGTCGACCGGCTGTACGCCGAGGACCTGGACGGGGCGCGCGAGGTCGTCGCCGCGGCACCGGACTCGCCGTGCGAGCAGGACAACCCCAGACAGGTCGCGACCGGCGAGACCCACGATATAGCCTGCCACATCTACGACGACGACTACCCGGCCTCCCGTCCGGAGACCGAAGACGAGTCCGGCGGCGTCGCCGCCGACGACTAG
- a CDS encoding ABC transporter permease yields MSTKRGRIQIRGFDADRVEKRERLSDWTPDTGSKTESRWKRAWRDFRNNRSAMLGLAIVGVLTFLAIFSRPVVIEGITVQPLSLAPYDPKAILYLQYPDVTAYQPPSLAHPFGTDGSARDLFSRVLYGGRFSISIGFIVVIITATIGLIYGAIAGYYGGYVDKVMMRFVDVIFAFPGLVLALIIVATLGRGYWELVLAYTIVGWAGYARIIRGEILSVKENEYVTAAKALGARDRSVIFRHIVPNAVAPLVVQASLAIGTTVIGVAALGFLGLGLPPNSAEWGTMLDSTRQTIVQGPGGAIPWWATVFPGGAIFMFVLAMNLIGDGINDALDAQQTTVGPGGDE; encoded by the coding sequence ATGTCAACGAAACGTGGCCGAATTCAGATACGTGGCTTCGACGCAGACCGAGTCGAGAAGCGGGAGCGCCTGTCAGACTGGACGCCCGACACCGGGTCGAAGACCGAGAGCCGGTGGAAGCGTGCCTGGCGGGACTTCCGGAACAACCGCAGCGCGATGCTCGGGCTTGCCATCGTCGGCGTCCTCACCTTCCTCGCCATCTTCTCTCGCCCGGTCGTCATCGAGGGAATCACGGTGCAACCACTCTCGCTGGCACCCTACGACCCCAAGGCGATTCTGTACCTCCAGTACCCCGACGTGACCGCCTACCAGCCGCCGTCGCTCGCGCACCCGTTCGGGACCGACGGCTCCGCGCGGGACCTGTTCTCGCGGGTCCTCTACGGCGGCCGCTTCAGCATCTCAATCGGCTTCATCGTCGTCATCATCACGGCGACCATCGGGCTCATCTACGGCGCTATCGCCGGCTACTACGGCGGCTACGTCGACAAGGTCATGATGCGCTTCGTCGACGTCATCTTCGCGTTCCCGGGCCTGGTCCTGGCGCTCATCATCGTCGCCACGCTCGGCCGGGGCTACTGGGAACTCGTGCTGGCCTACACCATCGTCGGGTGGGCAGGCTACGCCCGCATCATCCGCGGGGAGATTCTGAGCGTCAAGGAAAACGAGTACGTCACCGCGGCGAAGGCACTCGGTGCCAGGGACCGCTCGGTCATCTTCAGACACATCGTCCCGAACGCCGTCGCACCGCTCGTCGTCCAGGCGTCGCTGGCAATCGGTACGACTGTCATCGGCGTCGCCGCGCTCGGGTTCCTCGGACTCGGCCTGCCGCCGAACTCCGCCGAGTGGGGGACGATGCTCGACTCGACCCGCCAGACCATCGTGCAGGGCCCCGGCGGGGCCATCCCCTGGTGGGCCACCGTCTTCCCCGGCGGTGCCATCTTCATGTTCGTGCTGGCGATGAACCTCATCGGCGACGGCATCAACGACGCGCTGGACGCCCAGCAGACGACCGTCGGCCCCGGAGGTGACGAGTGA
- a CDS encoding ABC transporter permease, with translation MGLRKYIAVRLIVTVPLMFAVSVFTFALIKLTPGNPINQLVALNPDISAAEIAELEERYGLGGSIVDQYVIWISDLLQGDFGTVIGVDQAVLPYIMERLPETIMLGLFGWAIALIIAIPTGIYAAYKKDTLADTASRVFALSGISLPNFWLGLMLILVFALYLDLWPVLAPQKPLLSPEMLWYLILPGVTIGTAASANLMRVMRSSMAEEMNKEYVTAARAKGLPERTVVLKHVLRNSLISVVTLAAFLTSSIFAGSVVVESVFAWPGLGRALVQGISGREVDLVLAITLLTGIIIVLANLLADIVYAILDPRIRYD, from the coding sequence ATGGGTCTACGAAAATATATCGCAGTCCGTCTGATAGTGACGGTTCCGCTGATGTTCGCCGTCTCGGTATTCACGTTTGCACTCATCAAACTCACACCGGGCAACCCGATCAACCAGCTCGTCGCCCTGAATCCGGACATCTCGGCGGCGGAAATCGCCGAACTGGAGGAGCGCTACGGACTCGGCGGGTCCATCGTCGACCAGTACGTCATCTGGATTAGCGACCTTCTCCAGGGCGACTTCGGGACGGTCATCGGCGTCGACCAGGCAGTCCTGCCGTACATCATGGAGCGGCTGCCCGAGACGATAATGCTCGGCCTGTTCGGGTGGGCCATCGCGCTCATCATCGCCATCCCCACCGGGATCTACGCGGCCTACAAGAAGGACACGCTGGCCGACACCGCCAGCCGCGTGTTCGCGCTGTCGGGCATCTCGCTGCCGAACTTCTGGCTCGGCCTGATGCTCATCCTGGTGTTCGCGCTGTATCTCGACCTGTGGCCGGTGCTCGCACCCCAGAAGCCACTGCTCTCGCCCGAGATGCTGTGGTATCTCATCCTGCCGGGGGTGACGATAGGGACCGCAGCGTCCGCGAACCTCATGCGCGTCATGCGGTCGTCGATGGCAGAGGAGATGAACAAGGAGTACGTCACCGCCGCGCGGGCGAAGGGACTGCCCGAGCGGACGGTCGTGCTGAAACACGTCCTCCGGAACTCGCTCATCTCCGTGGTGACCCTCGCCGCCTTCCTGACCTCCAGCATCTTCGCGGGGTCGGTCGTCGTCGAGAGCGTCTTCGCCTGGCCGGGCCTCGGACGGGCGCTCGTCCAGGGCATCTCCGGGCGAGAGGTCGACCTCGTGCTCGCCATCACGCTCCTGACCGGCATCATCATCGTCCTGGCGAACCTGCTCGCCGACATCGTCTACGCGATACTCGACCCCAGAATCAGGTACGACTAA
- a CDS encoding ABC transporter substrate-binding protein, with product MSQNSESDSFLDVSRRKVLGGAAGLTALSLSGCSGLFGDGGDGDGGTDLDPVRDRVTVDPADVQEGGTLKFGLGAGIDSFDPAYSTSAPATNAFGLIYETIIRQDAAGEVYPWLAKSWSREEVNDISRDAYSDYMVDAETTDSGALTADSQILIRDQENQQVLTVNEAPDAVEDGTYGMRYRAELQEGVTFHNGEEMTAENVIGGYRVYENSDNAAQTFDSFLYAEKIDDYTVDIYAQVPDAEAASQLPVEVYPTEHIENYPDTPKDPRQDLTPIGTGPMKFESFSTQESVSYSKFDNYWLEDLGLDALEWWDGPEDFPAGPVVDAVEIRIVQDDATRAAALNNNEIDITYGLASDTYSDYRESENYRLSVTNAGAYNFLQFPVTVEPWDNAKLRRGINQLIPREAIANNVYNGYRNPAYTPLPRMASKSGTEDYEALLDELKPKTQQDTEAAVEIIQEAIDENDIETPIEATIETNTADDRVREVELISQALNQAGDGSLFETNVETFEFNTLIQRIFGPDYYKQGKLTFIGLSGTFNPGSFYDAVNSVDNFRQCCNFQRVDTPDLNEIADDARFSVDAVESEDYRGQQYDKVWDGLVKQSPNIYTVFGTNVACLTTDYKGHNTYTFSSSILPYGLHAPQDEQVAYLDR from the coding sequence ATGTCACAAAATAGTGAAAGCGACTCGTTCCTTGACGTATCACGACGGAAAGTTCTCGGCGGCGCAGCGGGGCTCACCGCCCTGAGCCTCTCGGGGTGTTCGGGGCTATTCGGCGACGGCGGCGACGGTGACGGTGGCACGGACCTGGACCCGGTTCGGGACCGGGTGACGGTCGACCCGGCCGACGTTCAGGAAGGCGGGACCCTGAAGTTCGGCCTCGGTGCCGGCATCGACTCGTTCGACCCGGCCTACAGTACCAGCGCCCCGGCCACGAACGCCTTCGGGCTCATCTACGAGACGATTATCAGGCAGGACGCCGCAGGAGAGGTGTATCCGTGGCTCGCCAAGAGCTGGAGCCGCGAGGAGGTCAACGACATCTCCCGTGACGCCTACAGCGATTACATGGTCGACGCGGAGACCACCGACAGCGGTGCCCTCACCGCCGACTCGCAGATTCTCATCCGCGACCAGGAGAACCAGCAGGTGCTGACGGTCAACGAGGCACCCGACGCCGTCGAAGACGGCACCTACGGGATGCGCTACCGGGCGGAACTCCAGGAGGGGGTCACCTTCCACAACGGCGAGGAGATGACCGCGGAGAACGTCATCGGCGGCTACCGCGTCTACGAGAACTCCGACAACGCGGCGCAGACGTTCGACTCGTTCCTCTACGCGGAGAAAATCGACGACTACACGGTCGACATCTACGCGCAGGTGCCCGACGCGGAGGCGGCGAGCCAGCTTCCGGTCGAGGTGTACCCGACCGAGCACATCGAGAACTACCCGGACACGCCGAAGGACCCGCGCCAGGACCTGACGCCCATCGGGACCGGCCCCATGAAGTTCGAGAGCTTCAGCACCCAGGAGTCGGTGAGCTACTCGAAGTTCGACAACTACTGGCTGGAGGACCTCGGTCTGGACGCCCTGGAGTGGTGGGACGGTCCGGAGGACTTCCCGGCCGGTCCCGTCGTCGACGCCGTCGAAATCCGCATCGTACAGGACGACGCCACCCGCGCGGCGGCACTGAACAACAACGAAATCGACATCACCTACGGTCTCGCCTCCGACACCTACAGCGACTACCGCGAGTCGGAGAACTACCGCCTCAGCGTCACCAACGCGGGCGCGTACAACTTCCTGCAGTTCCCGGTCACCGTCGAGCCCTGGGACAACGCGAAGCTCCGCCGCGGCATCAACCAGCTCATCCCGCGGGAAGCCATCGCGAACAACGTCTACAACGGCTACCGGAACCCGGCGTACACGCCGCTGCCGCGGATGGCCTCCAAATCGGGCACCGAGGACTACGAGGCGCTCCTGGACGAACTCAAGCCGAAGACCCAGCAGGACACCGAGGCAGCAGTGGAAATCATCCAGGAGGCCATCGACGAGAACGACATCGAGACGCCCATCGAGGCGACTATCGAGACCAACACGGCCGACGACCGCGTGCGCGAGGTCGAACTCATCTCCCAGGCGCTGAACCAGGCGGGCGACGGGAGCCTCTTCGAGACCAACGTCGAGACCTTCGAGTTCAACACGCTCATCCAGCGCATCTTCGGCCCGGACTACTACAAGCAGGGCAAGCTCACCTTCATCGGCCTCTCCGGGACGTTCAACCCCGGGAGCTTCTACGACGCGGTCAACAGCGTCGACAACTTCCGGCAGTGCTGTAACTTCCAGCGGGTCGATACGCCGGACCTCAACGAGATAGCCGACGACGCGCGCTTCTCGGTCGACGCCGTCGAGAGCGAGGACTACCGCGGCCAGCAGTACGACAAGGTGTGGGACGGACTCGTCAAGCAGTCACCGAACATCTACACTGTCTTCGGGACGAACGTGGCCTGTCTCACCACTGACTACAAGGGTCACAACACCTATACATTCTCGAGTTCCATCCTGCCGTACGGCCTCCACGCGCCGCAGGACGAGCAGGTCGCCTACCTCGACCGATAA
- a CDS encoding DUF5813 family protein, with the protein MTEEFPESARQAFEYHDAFRRDGNAFTVETTAFEGRVSAVEGPEYRTAYTVSVRVPTLAAVTADEVGEAVAEGWFDTLQRRLEDAPQTTRADVELETFDVEQDGEDVYVTFGFEWGSADQAAAIAKAFVEYVEGTYVEGVIPGYDYESPVSDLIDTASQEGGGGGGTPL; encoded by the coding sequence ATGACCGAGGAGTTTCCAGAGAGTGCCCGGCAGGCGTTCGAGTACCACGACGCCTTCCGGCGCGACGGTAACGCCTTCACCGTCGAGACGACAGCCTTCGAGGGGCGCGTCAGCGCCGTCGAGGGCCCGGAGTACCGGACGGCCTACACCGTTTCCGTGCGGGTTCCCACGCTCGCCGCTGTCACGGCCGACGAGGTGGGCGAGGCAGTCGCCGAGGGCTGGTTCGACACGCTCCAGCGCCGTCTCGAAGACGCACCGCAGACCACCCGTGCTGACGTGGAACTGGAGACGTTCGACGTCGAACAGGACGGCGAGGACGTCTACGTCACGTTCGGGTTCGAGTGGGGAAGCGCCGACCAGGCCGCAGCCATCGCCAAGGCGTTCGTCGAGTACGTGGAGGGGACCTACGTCGAGGGCGTCATCCCTGGCTACGACTACGAGTCGCCGGTCTCGGACCTCATCGACACCGCCAGCCAGGAGGGTGGCGGTGGCGGCGGGACGCCGCTGTAG
- a CDS encoding Lrp/AsnC family transcriptional regulator gives MVRAYIMIKALTGEADRLKDDVAAVEGVERAHIVAGDVDLIAVVDVDSPAAVKDVAATHIQDISGVENTQTYIAMD, from the coding sequence ATGGTCAGAGCGTACATCATGATCAAGGCACTCACCGGCGAGGCGGACCGGCTGAAAGACGACGTCGCGGCAGTCGAGGGCGTCGAACGCGCCCACATCGTCGCGGGCGACGTCGACCTCATCGCCGTCGTCGACGTCGACTCCCCCGCGGCGGTCAAGGACGTCGCCGCGACCCACATCCAGGACATCAGCGGCGTCGAGAACACACAGACGTACATCGCGATGGACTAA
- a CDS encoding potassium channel family protein: MRFVIIGAGRVGLRTARALADSGHEVVLIEGDPDAVERARNEGFEVIEGDGSLEATIEKAGLDDADAVGGLTGDLNDNFAACMVGNKHGCRTVMRIDEDYREDIYRKYADEVDEVVYPERLGAIAAKNAMLGGNIRAIADVAQNLQLVEFTISEASPMKGYSISELELPGETRLLAFGKREGAIRLPTADDTLDLGDRLIILADFDKLGDVRSIVVGDSERAVAGGI, encoded by the coding sequence ATGCGATTCGTTATCATCGGTGCCGGTCGCGTCGGGTTGCGGACCGCCCGTGCACTCGCCGACTCCGGCCACGAGGTCGTCCTCATCGAGGGGGACCCGGACGCGGTCGAGCGCGCCCGCAACGAGGGGTTCGAAGTCATCGAAGGGGACGGCTCGCTGGAGGCGACCATCGAGAAGGCTGGCCTCGACGACGCCGACGCCGTCGGGGGGCTGACGGGCGACCTCAACGACAACTTCGCCGCCTGCATGGTCGGCAACAAGCACGGCTGCCGGACCGTCATGCGCATCGACGAGGACTACCGCGAAGACATCTACCGGAAGTACGCCGACGAAGTCGACGAGGTCGTCTACCCCGAACGGCTGGGCGCAATCGCCGCCAAGAACGCCATGCTCGGCGGGAACATCCGGGCCATCGCCGACGTCGCCCAGAACCTCCAGCTCGTCGAGTTCACCATCAGCGAGGCGTCACCGATGAAGGGCTACTCCATCAGCGAACTCGAACTGCCGGGGGAGACCCGGTTGCTCGCCTTCGGCAAGCGGGAGGGGGCGATTCGCCTCCCCACGGCGGACGACACGCTCGACCTCGGCGACCGGCTGATTATCCTCGCCGACTTCGACAAACTCGGCGACGTCCGGAGCATCGTGGTCGGCGACAGCGAGCGCGCGGTCGCGGGAGGTATCTGA
- a CDS encoding Lrp/AsnC ligand binding domain-containing protein — MVRAFIMVKTSAGKSADLQEALTDIDGVQEAHVVAGQYDIIAEATGEEVYDVIHGVATEARNLDGVVDTRTYICLE; from the coding sequence ATGGTTCGGGCGTTCATCATGGTGAAGACGAGTGCAGGCAAGTCCGCGGACCTGCAGGAGGCACTCACCGACATTGACGGGGTACAGGAGGCCCACGTCGTCGCGGGCCAGTACGACATCATCGCGGAGGCGACCGGCGAGGAGGTCTACGACGTGATTCACGGCGTCGCCACCGAGGCGCGCAACCTCGACGGCGTGGTCGACACGCGCACGTACATCTGCCTGGAGTAA
- the tmk gene encoding dTMP kinase, translating into MLVTLEGLDGSGKSTCVEALRRSDAVPADTTFTREPTGSWYGDAVRRSIADDDADPLAELFLYTADHADHLASVVRPAIDRGEAVVSDRYSDSRYAYQGATLSGIVPDSVEFVRRVHQPWTRPPDATIYLDVDPETAAERSGATNKFETAEYLTRVRENYERLVEREPERFVRIDATRPEAEVVADVREAVATLL; encoded by the coding sequence ATGCTCGTCACGCTGGAGGGACTGGACGGCAGCGGCAAGAGCACCTGCGTCGAGGCGCTTCGCCGGAGCGACGCCGTCCCCGCGGACACGACGTTCACCCGGGAGCCGACCGGGTCGTGGTACGGCGACGCCGTCAGGCGCTCCATCGCGGACGACGACGCCGACCCGCTCGCGGAGCTGTTCCTCTACACCGCCGACCACGCCGACCACCTCGCCAGCGTCGTCCGGCCAGCCATCGACCGGGGCGAGGCCGTCGTCTCCGACCGCTACTCCGACTCGCGGTACGCCTACCAGGGCGCGACGCTGTCGGGCATCGTCCCCGACTCCGTCGAGTTCGTCCGCCGGGTTCACCAGCCCTGGACCCGGCCGCCGGACGCCACCATCTACCTCGACGTCGACCCGGAGACGGCCGCCGAGCGCAGCGGCGCGACGAACAAGTTCGAGACCGCCGAGTACCTCACGCGGGTCCGAGAGAACTACGAACGCCTCGTCGAGCGCGAACCGGAGCGGTTCGTCCGCATCGACGCCACTCGACCGGAAGCGGAAGTCGTCGCGGACGTCCGCGAGGCCGTGGCGACGCTGCTCTAG
- a CDS encoding complex I NDUFA9 subunit family protein, which produces MDVLVTGGSGFIGQYLCAELTDRGHDVTALARDPDPTNLPEGVETAMGDVTAYDSMVDAFEGQDAVVNLVALSPLFEPKGGNRMHDQVHRGGTENCVRAAEEHGVERFVQMSALGADPDGPTHYIRSKGRAEEIVEDADLDTVIFRPSVVFGEGGEFVSFTKRLKGMFAPGLPLYPLPGGGTKTRFQPIWVEDLVPMLADAVEDDAHVGETYRIGGPEVLTLREITEMVYESEGKSIRIVGLPMGLAGIGLKTLGVVPGFPMGGDQYRSLNFDNTTDRNDVEAFGVSVDDMRTLGDYLGVA; this is translated from the coding sequence ATGGACGTACTCGTTACCGGCGGTAGCGGTTTCATCGGACAGTACCTCTGTGCAGAACTGACAGACCGCGGCCACGACGTGACCGCGCTGGCCCGCGACCCCGACCCGACGAACCTCCCCGAAGGCGTCGAGACGGCGATGGGCGACGTGACGGCCTACGACTCCATGGTCGACGCTTTCGAGGGCCAGGACGCGGTGGTGAACCTGGTCGCGCTCTCGCCGCTGTTCGAGCCCAAAGGCGGCAACCGGATGCACGACCAGGTCCACCGCGGCGGGACGGAAAACTGCGTGCGCGCCGCCGAGGAACACGGCGTCGAGCGGTTCGTCCAGATGTCGGCCCTGGGTGCCGACCCCGACGGCCCCACCCACTACATCCGCTCGAAGGGCCGCGCGGAGGAAATCGTCGAGGACGCGGACCTCGACACCGTCATCTTCCGCCCCTCTGTCGTCTTCGGCGAGGGCGGCGAGTTCGTCTCCTTCACCAAGCGGCTCAAGGGCATGTTCGCGCCGGGGCTGCCGCTGTATCCCCTCCCCGGCGGCGGCACCAAGACCCGGTTCCAGCCCATCTGGGTCGAGGACCTGGTGCCCATGCTCGCGGACGCCGTCGAGGACGACGCCCACGTCGGGGAGACCTACCGCATCGGCGGTCCGGAGGTGCTGACACTGCGGGAGATAACCGAGATGGTCTACGAGTCGGAGGGCAAGTCCATCCGCATCGTCGGCCTGCCGATGGGGCTGGCCGGCATCGGCCTGAAGACGCTGGGCGTGGTTCCCGGCTTCCCGATGGGCGGCGACCAGTACCGCTCGCTGAACTTCGACAACACGACGGACCGCAACGACGTGGAGGCCTTCGGCGTCTCGGTCGACGACATGCGGACGCTGGGGGACTACCTCGGCGTCGCCTGA
- a CDS encoding glycosyltransferase family 87 protein translates to MSIPRRLWALRRERPLFVALAALTVVTLLGWLVVESYIQRAGVGLPYTFNDFSAYTGGLARWTEGGPLYMEQENGGYHGEYLYPPVTVLLFYPFGTLGFKTGAILFGVTSIVLLWVGLEAVARVLGYRLRIWERLGLLVAIFAFQPVIRNFRWAQTATFLTGLLALAFYAQERGAAAESLYADRELGGRTRAAFRYGSGALTTLGSSFKLFFATSGAHLLRDRKRFAGAIATAGALAVASLAVFGVETHLTYLDVLLWGKGWGDTEAVYLWDTSAAYRPLHIFGGLGLYLKVLGILGVIALALLTRDDDSAAARHTTFALGVAVVPLFAPQADSHDLVVMVLPAVIMLAHELDRPDGHAWIPVLSVLLVHFHRYALELLKHPPGSISVETARNLAPYLQPGMWATFLLVGIAAYRVAERARTPTSLRTVRERVSGGISSD, encoded by the coding sequence ATGTCGATTCCCCGCCGTCTCTGGGCGCTGCGGCGCGAGCGCCCCCTCTTCGTCGCCCTCGCCGCCCTGACCGTCGTCACCCTGCTCGGCTGGCTGGTCGTGGAGTCGTACATCCAGCGGGCCGGCGTCGGCCTCCCCTACACGTTCAACGACTTCAGCGCCTACACCGGCGGTCTCGCCCGCTGGACCGAGGGCGGCCCGCTGTACATGGAACAGGAGAACGGCGGCTACCACGGCGAGTACCTCTACCCGCCGGTCACCGTCCTCCTCTTTTACCCCTTCGGCACGCTCGGGTTCAAGACCGGCGCGATACTGTTCGGCGTGACCTCTATCGTCCTGCTGTGGGTCGGGCTGGAGGCAGTCGCCCGCGTGCTCGGCTACCGGCTGCGCATCTGGGAACGGCTCGGACTGCTGGTCGCCATCTTCGCCTTCCAGCCGGTCATCCGTAACTTCCGGTGGGCCCAGACCGCGACCTTTCTGACCGGCCTGCTGGCGCTGGCCTTCTACGCCCAGGAACGCGGGGCAGCGGCCGAGTCGCTGTACGCGGACCGCGAACTCGGCGGCCGGACCCGGGCGGCCTTTCGCTACGGGAGCGGCGCGTTGACGACGCTCGGCAGTTCCTTCAAGCTCTTTTTCGCCACCTCCGGGGCACACCTGCTCCGGGACCGCAAGCGCTTCGCCGGCGCGATAGCCACCGCCGGTGCGCTGGCGGTGGCGTCGCTGGCCGTCTTCGGCGTCGAGACTCACCTGACGTACCTCGACGTCCTGCTGTGGGGGAAGGGGTGGGGCGACACGGAGGCGGTCTACCTCTGGGACACCTCGGCGGCGTACCGGCCGCTGCACATCTTCGGCGGCCTCGGCCTCTACCTCAAGGTGCTCGGGATTCTCGGCGTCATCGCGCTGGCGCTGCTGACCCGGGACGACGACTCGGCCGCGGCCCGGCACACGACGTTCGCACTCGGCGTCGCCGTGGTGCCGCTCTTTGCGCCCCAGGCCGACAGCCACGACCTCGTCGTGATGGTACTGCCGGCGGTCATCATGCTCGCCCACGAACTCGACCGGCCGGACGGTCACGCGTGGATTCCGGTCCTGTCGGTGCTACTGGTCCATTTCCACCGGTACGCACTCGAACTGCTGAAGCATCCGCCGGGGTCTATCTCCGTCGAGACTGCCAGAAATCTCGCGCCGTATCTCCAGCCTGGCATGTGGGCGACGTTTTTGCTCGTCGGTATCGCGGCCTACCGGGTTGCAGAGCGTGCCCGAACCCCGACCTCCCTCCGGACGGTCCGCGAGCGGGTGAGCGGCGGGATTTCGTCGGACTGA